The genomic stretch TACATGagataaaactaataaataatcaaataaaacgAAACATATTCAATTTTGATAttcatttcaaaaaaaaattgtaatcaatttagggtttaggtAATCAATTAAGTTTTTGTAAGACAAGACGATAATATTTTCTTGCAAGCTTAAGTTCAAATAAGATGATACTTGCGATTTATGAATGatgtatgatattttttaactTAAGATAAGATGATTTCGATCATTTCGATGAGTCAGAAGAACTATTCATATTTCAAACTAATTAATATCCTATAACAGTGCAATTCCAATATGTGCCATACAAGTTTCTACCTGAAATGATTGATCCAAAGAAAGCCACACACACACTAGAAGGGGTTTGTTGTGTTCTTGTTCTTAAATTGGCATTCTCAATTAATTGGTTTTGGATGAGCCAAATATCATTTAATGCATATATCAAATTTGCCAACTCAATGTTTTCTCCCTCATGGGATCCCACAAGACAGCTATAAATACAAATCTCTTTCAATAATTTCATACCCCCACCCACCCCCCTTAGGGTGGGCACCTTGGAATTTTTAGGTGTTTTAATAGACCATTAATTGTTCAACATGAAGACATTATGTGTCTTGATTAGGGCATCCAAAAAGGTCAATTCATTAATCAACCAAAACTTTAGGTTTAGGGTTTGTAATTTATACAATTGGATTTGCTTCTTGCATGCTCCTAATTCTAAGTTGGTTTTAGCATGGTCCTTGCATGTAGGCGCATGGAGGGGCGAACGCAGATTTTTTTGTTTGCAAGGGTTCATTTTGTCTTCTAGAATAATCTATTTTTTCCCTCCAAAATAGTCTATTTTAGCATTTTTAGTTATTTCATCAAAATTAGTTCAACGTTAGAACcgtaatatttacaaaatctgTATTTTTaagggaaaaaaatatataaatataccgTTGTAAATTAcgtattttcctttttagatcCTCActgtaaatataattttttattaaaaaaacatcactctctttgctttttctctctcttactttattctacaTAAATTACAAAACAATATTACATAAAATTAAGAAACGCTTCACTTAAATTGAGACTTATGTATATAAAACCATATCATACAAACAAATTACAAACACAATAGTCATAAATTAATTCAataattgtaaaattgttgaatttatGTAGGTTacattgaaaaaaaatcaattattactatattaaaattttgtgtACAACTCTCTAAATACAAAAGGAAAATTTTACACGCCACATTTTATAAGTAACGCTTTTATTTTAAACTATACAAATTGACATTTAACAGAATGGCTTTAAAACATAAGCCAATAAATGAACAACACGTCACTGGCAGTTTTCACAAATTTTACAGGAAGCTTTAAAATTTaacaatataatattaatatttattttaaacgAGGTCTTCGTCTTCCTCAATTATAGGGCAGCCATTTTTGCTAAATTTTAGCTTTGTAACTTTATTTTCTTGAGTCAATTCAGCCCCATCTACCTTTCAAATTCTGATCATTTACTCGTCTACAACAATAGTTTAATAAGGGCTGAggatgattttaaaattttcaacaatttttgaaatagaaaaattaagaaaatgaatttttggttaagggcttaagccctacccTCTTCTCACAATTGAATGGAATATCGTCGCCTTTATAAACTCTTCTCATCTTGCGAAAAGCTGCATCAAAATACTTGGTTTCGAAACTTGTGACAAGAAGCACAAATTTGTCTAtattgaaaattacaatttgattttaaaatttatttatctagCTACTTGTCATAAATTTGATCAtctacattttattaaaaataaataaaagtctTCTTTTCTCTCACACACAGTGCAGTTAGAACATTTTTTGGGTGCAAGAAATAGTAGGATGAAATAGTCGAATTTCCTAAAGATATTCTGATCACTTTACATTGTATTTCCCCCGAATTTTCATAGTGCCAAATTCCATTATGGTCACGTCAAAGTTAGCCTAACTTTTGTTTTTAAGCCCAcattttatttatgaatttCATGTCATATATACATTCATAGTAAGATCAAAtaattcttttcatttttcaatcaaGTGATTCAATAAATGCTCTTTTCTTTTGCTCATCAATTCAATCTAATATTCATTACATAACGGAATAACTACACCAAACCAAAATGTATAAAAGGGACCATTCTCATCAATCACAAATCCACTTTAGTATTAGTTGAACTCCTATTGCAAAAATATACTTTTTTGTCACGCTATGTGTATATTTATGATACCAATATCACATTCTTTTCAAAAGGCATAATACCAATATCACATTCTTTTCAATTTCAGTATTCTACTCAACAAAAAAGTTGACTACAACATCAAGTGCAAAATAGTAGTCAAAACATAGCTCTTCTTGCACTTTGACCAGACCTTGTGTATGCATTCAAAATAGCAGCTACACAAAAACTAGGCTTTTCTTGCACTTTGATCTGACCTTGTGTATGCATTCAAAATAGACTATATATCGAAACCCACGAGCTAGCAAAATCAGGATCAGCTAGTTTTCGATCATCAAAAAACTACGAAATCAGAGGTGGTGAGGCTCTTCCACACTGGCATCAATGTGGTAGGTACTAAATCATCAGCATACCTCATTGGGGGTGGTATTCTCCGCCTCTTTGCAGGTTGACTGCTTTCGGGATTTGAAGCCGGTGCCTCCAAATGGTAATTGTAAGCAAGTGCTGGACTGCTCGGCTGTGAGTCCGTGTCCCCATCCGTACTCACCCAAGTTATGCCTGGAGCATTAACAGAGTTGTTTTCTAAGTGTCACGATTGCCTCATGATGTAACTATGCAAAACCGCCTCTACACTCTAGTtcaaacaaatcaataaaatcaCAAGCTAAAGGATCAACATCAGATTCACATGTTATCTAGTTGATTCGCTAGTGTACATATGTTTATCAGATTGCGAAATATCAAAATAATCACGAGCCAAACATCAAGGATCCACATCAGAATTCACTTATTATCGGGTTGATTTCAGTAGTGTAAATATGTTTATCGAATTAAAAGGCCACCGTGACACTGCAGATAAGTTCGACTAACTCATTTGACAAAATTACTACTTTTCGTGAAATATGGAGAATATCCTTACGTGCAGGTTGACGAACACCTTCTGATGGTGGAAGATATTGTTGTGTTCCAGGATCACCAGCATCGTTACAGAAAGCAGGACGGACAGGTCGCTTCCTCACATAGTTTTTTTGTAATGGTTTTGGGATTTGGAAGGAAAACCTCGATAGGCTGACCTCTTCGGTCATGTACTCTGGATGTTTATCTAGGTACCTTGAATAAGCATCATAAAACCAGGAAAAGACGAGTAAGGAAACAATCAACTATCCCAAAACATAATGCCAAAAGACTTGTTATGGTAAATTCCTTTGCAATAATGCCAAGAACATACCTTTGAATATCTAACATAGAACGTAAACTCTTACCCGAAGGTGCAACATAGTGCCTGAGAGAAATCGTGACAATAAATTAAATGGCATTTTGAGACAATAAAAAAGGAGATCTGAAGAAATCATGTTTCTTCATCAAGTTATAATCATTTGTAACTCTAATAGGATAAAAGAGAGCTACGGCAAGTAAGAAACATATAACAGAAAAAGAAACAGATACGTACACATCAGCAAACCTGACGCTTCCTTCACCTCTGATTCTTAAAAGCCTTTTCCAACCAGTAGGGGGTTGAGCAATGTTAGGCTTGTCGATTGCCCAAATTCTACTGCCATCTTGTGTTATATCCGGAGGATCATCACACGAGACGTCTGGACGCCATTCACGAGCTGTGTCACAGAAGAAAGGGCGCTGTGAAAGATGCTCCCGTATTTCCTCGTACTTTTCTTTCGTTGGAACGAGCCTCCATTTGAAACAGCTGGCACACTGAACAGCGAAGATCCCTACCGATGGCAAAACCCTCGGGGTCCGGTCAGAAAATGGGTGTGGTTTCTTTGGACGAGACGGACAACTAACGGGACCTGGACCACCTGGTGCATCTTTGACATTACTGCCACCGTTGATGGCCGGATCATATAGCACCAACTGATATTGAGAACTTTCAGATGTTTTATTTCCTTCATTGGCTGTTTCGTGATTTTCAACATCTTCATCAGAACACAAGTCCACAATGTCATCAGGAAATGTAGTCAGGGTCCCCGGGGGAACGGAAGGATTTGATACATTGCGATCTCCTTCAGCATTATTCACGCGATCAACGGTAGTTGAAGATTCACTCACATTCTTGTCTCTTTCAAATATGATAGTAACTTGCAAAGACTGTGGCTGCGGAGCTGCCTCCATTATCTAAGTTCCTGAATTCAACAATTAATCTCAAGGAACTTGCAAATCCCTTACCCGCCTAACATGCTAAGAAGACACAAGAACTTGCAAATCGTCAACACAGGATGAACAACTTGTCCAATTTAGTTCGGATATCCTGAAATTCCATAATAAATGAGCAGCCAAGATATGCACAAAGAACCAAAAAAACAATTAGAGGCAGTGTCACAAAATGACAGAGCAGCAAATGCATCTTTATCAGCCGGAAATGAGTAAACTCAAATTCTTATTCAGATATTGCCACAGACAATTGGCATAATGAACAAAATGGTGAACAAATTCACAGGGGTAGGGCTAAGGAGCAATATGAGGCTTCATTGCAACTTCCAAAACTGGCTAACTCAAACTAATCGAAGAACCCAAAGTACTCACACATGACATATGATATATGTCGAACATTACAAGGGCACTGAAGCATACAATGGTCTACTTAAGTTTTACCATGTACATTCATACTGAACAAAAAACATCGTGTCCAATCCATCTGTCAGACAATTGACATATTGAACAAAATGGTGAACAAATACACGGGGGCAGGCCCGAGTGGCAATATGAGGCttcagagaaacttccaaaactgGTTAACTCAAGCTACTTGAGGCTCCCATAGTACTCAGTCACACATATGATATGATATATGTCGAACATTACAAAGGGTACCGCGTGATATAACGGTCTACTTAAGTATCATGTACATTCATACTAAAACAACATCTTGTACACTCCATCTATCAGATGACATTGGAACTTTTGTCGTCCTATCAAAAGGTTTTTCTACGCGGTACGTCTCCATTCCCAGATAGAATTCAGGGAACATTCAACTGCTTTCTCTATGGTGCACTATTGACTTTCAAATACTCAAAACCTTAAACCTGTGGTTGTTTTAACCATGGAAACTAAATCATCAATGTAATTAACTTCCAAACACTAGATAGCATTAGATATACCAAAACAGAAAACATTTAATGTCGAATTTCCAGTTTATATGCATGATTTAAAAGGAAACAGAGAGCAGAAATAAACATCATCCCCAAACAAGACCTAAACGCCAGTCTGCATCAAAACCCCAACCAAGCTAAAAAAATTCTTTAATATCGTCGAATTTTCATTGTTTTGTGTGAATTATTGTGCAAAAGCCCTAACAAAATTAGTGTCTCAAAATTTCAAACAAGAACAGATGTATGTTAAAGGAACATGCACAGGCTTCCCTTACTCTGTTTTAGgcaaaaacaaaaagaaaagagtCAATCTCGACAAATGCTTTCTACATTGTCGATTCTTACTTATAGTGCCACAAAAATCCAATATTCACCACAGTAAAATCGGCAATAACCACAAAAGGACATAAATCGGAACACATACACATGCAATGCGAAGGTATTGGAGCTACAGACAACATAGGCTTTACCAAGAATAAGGGTTTTcttcgaaaaaaaaaaactttttaagACACACACCAACACATTTACATTGAAAACCCTTTTAAAACAAAAGAGGGATAAATTTGAGAGATATTTTAAGGGTACATTTGACGCTTCATTATTCGAATATAACTTGAGATAGTAATTAATACGATAATTTCTATGTAGAAGGTTTGAAGATCTTAGTCCTGGTAatctaatactccatccgtcccattacAAGTGAGGCGTTTCAAATTCGGgcatttttttgtaaaattgataataaatagttagcgTAGAGgtaaagtaaagtaagataatAATGTATATACGTCTcccttataatttttttttattacccGAGCGAAATAAGAACGAAAAAACGTAACCCATAGACGAGCATCTTAAGAACCATAGAACCTGAATATCACAAGAACATTCAACAAACTCTATAGATAAAAGTCTAATGTGCAAGGAAAACAAGCAAGACATGGTACAACTCCAGAAAAAGTCTAAACTGATAATAGCTTGCAGAAATATAGGGCTCTCGTCTTCCCACAAACGACAAAGCATCTTACACGAACAGGctgattttattaataaaagtaTTTTATAGATTTTTATAAGGAAGGAAATAGAGCATAATATTGAGTAGCGAACATTTATACAAGTCAAAACAATATATAATCAacgtattcaaaaaatattgTGGATATTCTTAGATATAAATTTTAATCTTTGGAGCACAAACAAGTTTGTTAATTGAGAATACTACTAGTACTTCATTATTAGTTGTAGCAACAGTAGCATAATATGATGCTATTATATTCTATATCAAAAGAACTAAGTTGTGAATGCGAAATCATTATTTAACTTTATATTAAGGTTTCTACAAATAACCCATCATTAACTtctattttcttaatttatctCCTTATATCTATATTTGACCATTTAggagtacaataatttttaaaattttttaatactCATATCTCCATTTCCAATAGCGAAACCCATGCAAACAATATCACCTTCGACTTTTTACATGCAACGGAGATAAGATCGAAtcgataattataattattcattcaatctCAAACCGAAAATCATGTTCACAACCTTATTTTTCGAAATTGAAATATGTAAAATAGATGAATGCAGAATCCGAGCGCCATTTTTAATCGCAACACCTCTCCGTCTCAGCTAGACAAGCTATATTTGGGGATTTGGCCTTTCTTGAGAAGCGAGAGAGCGTACTCGCCGGTGCCAATGAGGTCCTCGATGTTGTGGATGGATTGCTCCTCCGCCGCCACAACGAAGATCGCGCGAGCCTCCGCCTTCTTGGCCAGCCGCGCCGCGAAGTTGAACGGCAGATCGGGTGAATTCAGGCTCCTCAGTATGTGCCGGTACAGTGACAGAACCCGCCCCCTGTTCCGAGCCAAATCCTCAGCAGTCGCCCATATCAAACCTTTCGCCATTTTTCTGCAGAATTTACACAAGTTCAGTCTCtcaggcatttcatcaaacacgtAGACTGCACGTTGCCATTCCAAAACTCAATTGTATGACGCGGgattcaaattataaaataaatcacCTGGTTGTGACAATTGGATTGGATTGGTAATCGCGACGACGGCTTTGAGTTTTGATTTTGGATGTGGAAAGCTCAGAACTTTAATTTTCACAAAAATGCCCAATTGATTTATAATTCAAGGACTGGACTGAAATCCGTCATTCTGAGGGCAATATTGTCATACATAAAGTGtcgtatatatacatatataaaccCTTTGAAGAGAAAAGACTGAGgctaaaaaaaaaaagactgaGGCTAGAGTGAGAAAGTAGTAATCAATAGAAAGTGAAAATGGGGGGCGGAATGGAGACCAATAAGAACCGTTGGATCGAGGACTGGGCTACTAATAGGGAGAATCTCGAGCACCATTTCCGGTGGACCCGTCGCAACCTTGCCCTCGTCGGGATCTTCGGCGTCGCCGTCCCCATCCTCGTCTACAAAGGCGTTGTCAAGGAATTTGTacgttttcttttaatttcccCCAATTCATGAGCTTCATTTGTGCGAAATGTCAAATTTGGTCGAAATGTGTGCCAAAGTGTTGGTTTTGTATAGTCTATCGGTGATTTCTGAGTTCAAATTCGATTCGATCTTCTAGTATTATTGTTAATCAGAAAGAAAATTAGCTCTTTTCATATTTTAGCTTGTTTTCTTTGTTTGAACGAGTGTTTGGTGAATATCTGAAAATTTATCCAGACTGTATTGAGAGAGTTTGAACATAAAATTACTTTGATGGCTGTAGTTGAGAAAGATAATGTGGAGACTTTAAAAAGATTGTGTAAGGCAAGCAATGTATTGGGTAGTGCTTGCTGATAGTAATTTGTAGGAACTCGTTGGGCATATAACGCCTTTCATCGTTTTTGGTAGCTGGACATCATGTCCATTTACCAGGGAAGGGTGCACTGGACTCTATCCATAGTGTTGTTGGAAGGGTATTTCATGTAGGTATTGTGGATTCCAAATCTGTGCATTTAATCAGAAAAGTTTCAGGGGGTGGATGTAGACATAGATCATGATCATTTGAGATATCCCTTTCTAATTTCTTAGTGTCATTTTTAAACGTATAAAGCCACAGTTACGTTCCTTTTGTGTATGTACGTGTCTTCGTTCAAGTATACCTCCAAAATATTGCTTTGGAAATGGTATCGTTGTTCTCCGGTCATGAGTTTCTAGTGATATTTTATCATCACTGCCATTAAACATTATGATATCTCTTCTGGTTGTTTACATTGTTTTATTGGTTGGGTACCTAGTAGGTAAAAGTATTGTCTGTGATAGCGCACACCAGATGTTAGTTACCATATGCCATTAGGTTTATCTCGATGACAACTAATTTTACTTCTCTCAACTATACTGGTGTGGAAGTACTTTGATCTTAGCTTCCTTTTTATACAAAGATGCCTCTTATCGTCCTTTGAAGATTatcaaatgaaacataaaatTTCTCTAACTCGAGTCTTTATATCTGTCTGTATAACTTCGCCTGGTATGTGCCGTGACTGTTTATTTGATGTTTTATTACGTTGTCTTATTATCATCATCTTTATCTTCACGGCGACAGAAACTATGTCTACTATGATTGTTTTCATATACCCTGGTCACCTTTTAACCTTTAGTTGAACTGAATGCAACATAAATCCACACACTTTAAGCTAAGGGGTGTTCAATACTACCTAGCAATGTTTTGTGTTTCTAGTTGATTAATCTTTTTTTGCTACTCTTAATTTGGTTGCTCTGATCTTATAAATTCTTGTAAGTTGTGAATGCTTGAGAATTCCATTACTTGTGTGCAATCAGGCACATTGAGATTCGCCTTTCCCATGGTTGCGATTTGCGATTTTCTTCTGGTACTAACCCGCTCTTTTAATTTTTGTGGCAGCATATGCAAGATGAAGATGCAGGGAGGCCACCCAGAAAATTCTGGTTCACATGATGTTGTACTAAACCTGGCTGAAATTCCAAGATTCATGATAATCTATTTCAATAACATTATCTTCTATTTCAATAACATTATCTTTGCTTATTGTATGTTACATGATATTAACTCTACATCACATGCCAACTCAGCATCGCATTTGGAAAAACTCGTTTGAATTTTGGAAGGCGAAATAATAGAATTTGATCGAACTTTGTTATTATAGTGGCAATTTCCCATATTTTAAGTGaattataatttgaatttagtTTTTAAATGTTGAAAAGCTAGAAAGTGTCAGGTTGGAGTAGTACTCTCATGGAAAGGCTCTCATGTCTTAACACTTACAAAACAGACGTCTTGTTCCGAAGATGAAACAGTTGGTAAGATCGAACTTGATTGACAGTTTTGAGTTGGGGAAGAACAGACGGTGGAACTCAATTGCTGTCGAACTGAACCAGAAACGGGGCATGGGTCGGAAGCAACGTCGTCTCCAGCAAGTGGGCAACCTTTCCACATGCAAACAGGAAGAAACCGATGCCATGTTCGAATGTGAGACAGGAACCTAAGTGGCGACTTCTCACATCCTAGTTCCTACATTACtgttttttaggatttgataaGATAGAATGACCCCAATACCAGGTTTGAATGCAAGAGTTTGATCGAGAAGTCGATAAACAATAGCGAAATCGGCTACAATACTAGTACATGATTTCTGAATAGGAATTAAAGACAATAAACTCAAGAACAAAAAtcattaattagaataaaaataacAAGCTCCTACGATTGGAAAGCTACACTATCATTTTACAGAAAAATTGTAATCAAACCTATACTCTCCTCTATTGAACAGATAAACTCCCTACCCTATGCATTGAAACAATACAACTATTACAAATATTACACGTCTCGGTCCTAATCTTGACAAGTCGCAGTAGAACCAGTTCCTCACGTTGGGCTGAGCCGGACTCCTAGCTGGATCAATTTTGGGCCCTGATGCCTTTGGTTCTTGGCTAGAGTCATGATCAAATCACGTAGCTATCTGATTCCAGAAATTGAGATTATGTTATAAAACTAACTTCAGAAAGGTAAGCATGTGCAACTTCACTGGTATAGTCAAGTCTCTTCACTAGCAGCAACATATCAGTAGTTTTAATCACTTCAAAGATATAACGAATTTGCAAACATAATCCCCCGACGAATGCCTTCACTAGCAGCTGTAAATTTTTCCTCCAGACCAACCTCGCCAACCGCATGAGCAGCACCTTTCAACTGCAAACTCACAAATCACAATCTTCATAAATTAAAACTTATCTCAAGTGCTACGGGCAGAAAATAAACAATATATATGTTCCCTATTTGcagtaaatgaaaaataaaaaatacaaattcaCGGAACTCCATTGTCTAATTTTCTAGTTGCATACGATGAAAGTGACCTCGTGGAAGGAAGGCGCCAATCAAAATGATGTAAAAAATGACTTTCTATCTAATTATGCTAGAAATGGTAAGAGAATGAAAAACTGAAACAGAATTCTCAAAAGAGCCTTTTGCTAATACTATTGGAAAGGACAAATGGAAAATGATGAAACTGTTACCTGATTCAAAAATTCATCAAGCCTTCTAGCCAACCTTATGATGCTACCTTCGAAAATATCAGTCATTTGAATTACATCTGCAAAAGATGCTCCCTGAAAAAAATGGAGAgatcaatttaaaaaaagatcaaaaacaacaacaaaacttcaaatgcataaaaacaacttaaCAGACTTCAGTTTCTTATGTTAAAATAGAAGTGGTAAAGGGTAAAAGTACCCACTTCTCATAAGTAAAATGCATTCTACTTTTATAAAAACATACCACATTTAAGTGAACGGACAAAAGCCCTTCAATGTGTGACATGTTTAGAAATCAGTGATTTGGGGCTATTTAGACAATTTGGGTAGACTCTACATATATACAAGTGCGTATTTTTAACATGATCCTTAACAGAAGTTGGTAAGGAAAATTTCCAACCAAATATCAAATTGcaaatttacaataataaggtgataatgattcaacatatgcgCTAGCAGCCATATGGA from Salvia splendens isolate huo1 chromosome 4, SspV2, whole genome shotgun sequence encodes the following:
- the LOC121800415 gene encoding methyl-CpG-binding domain-containing protein 2-like gives rise to the protein MEAAPQPQSLQVTIIFERDKNVSESSTTVDRVNNAEGDRNVSNPSVPPGTLTTFPDDIVDLCSDEDVENHETANEGNKTSESSQYQLVLYDPAINGGSNVKDAPGGPGPVSCPSRPKKPHPFSDRTPRVLPSVGIFAVQCASCFKWRLVPTKEKYEEIREHLSQRPFFCDTAREWRPDVSCDDPPDITQDGSRIWAIDKPNIAQPPTGWKRLLRIRGEGSVRFADVHYVAPSGKSLRSMLDIQRYLDKHPEYMTEEVSLSRFSFQIPKPLQKNYVRKRPVRPAFCNDAGDPGTQQYLPPSEGVRQPARITWVSTDGDTDSQPSSPALAYNYHLEAPASNPESSQPAKRRRIPPPMRYADDLVPTTLMPVWKSLTTSDFVVF